In Tsuneonella sp. CC-YZS046, the genomic window GTGAATATCGCCCGCCCCGGCGCCGGGGTCGATCCGGTCGCCGCCCGCGAATTGCTGGCACAGGGCGGAGAAGGCGCGGCGGGAATCATCGAACGGACGGCCGAGGCCAAGACCGGGGTGGACGCGGTGGTCGGCATCGTGCCGTCCAACATCGTCGGCGCGATGAGCGACAACGACATCCTCGCGGTGATGTTCTTCGCGCTGTTCTTCGGGATCGGCCTGCTGCTGGTGCGGACCCAGCGCACCCGGACGCTGAAGGATGCGGTGGAGGGCGTGTTCGAGGTTTCGATGCGGCTGATCGGCATCGTCATCCTGCTCGCGCCCTTCGCGATCTTCTGCTTCATGTTCAACCTCGCCGCGCAGTTCGGCTGGGACCTGCTGTTCAAGCTGGCCGCCTATGTCGGAGTGGTGCTGCTGGCGCTGGCCATCCAGATGTTCGGCGTGTTTCCCGCGCTGCTGGCGTTCCTCGCCCGGAAGAACCCCGTCGCCTTCTTCCGCGAAACCCGCGAGGCCAGCCTGATGGCCTTCTCCACGGCGTCCTCGAACGCCACCTTGCCGACGGCGCTGCGCGTGGCCGAGACGGAGCTGAAGCTGCCGCCGCGCATCTCGCGCTTCGTGCTGACCATCGGCGCCACCGCCAACCAGAACGGCACGGCGATGTTCGAAGGGGTGACGGTGCTGTTCCTGGCGCAGTTCTTCGGCGTGGACCTGTCGCTGGCCGACCAGCTGTTCGTCATGCTGGTGTGCATCCTGGCGGGGATCGGCACGGCTGGCGTGCCGGCCGGCTCGCTGCCGGTGATCGCGCTGATCCTCGGCGGGGTCGGCGTTCCGCCCGAGGGGATCGGCCTGATCCTCGGCGTCGACCGCTTCCTCGACATGTGCCGCACCACGCTCAACGTGATCGGCGATCTGGTCGCGGCGACCGTGATCTCGGCGAGGAGCGGGAAGAGCTAGCCCGCCTTCTTCTCCAGTTCCACCGGCACGAAGCTGCCCAGTCCGCAACCGGCGCCGCGCTGGTAATCGCCGCCGATCCGGCGCAGCACGTAGATGATGTCCGTGTTGCAGAGCTGGCTGAGCGAAGTCTCGTAGGTGAAGGCCTGCTCGCTGCCCAGCCCGGGGCAGCTGTGGGGCAGGATGTTGCGATAGGTCTTGCTGCCCGTGTTGAAGTCGATGGTGTAATTGTCATGCACCCGGCTTCCGCGGATCTGCGAAATCGGAATGCAACTTTGCGCATCGCCGACCACGGTTGCGGCGGGGACGCGGCTTGGCCGGTTGGCGCTGTCGACTTCGCCGCTGCAGGCGGTGAGGCTCAAGGCGGCGATGGGGGCAAGCAAAAGCGCTCTTTTCATCATCTCGCTCTCCATTCGGGGGCGAGTCGTGAAAATCCGCCTGCCCCTCGTTTCATCCTACTCCCTTTCCGGGGGGAGGTTCCAATCTCTTTTCGCGGAACCCGCATTGCGCCACCACCAGGCAGCGCCAGCATTCCGGGGTGCGGGCCTTGCAGGTATAACGGCCCAGCAGGATCAGCCAGTGATGGGCGTGCTGGCGAAAGGGCTGCGGCACCCGCTTCTCCAGCAGCGCCTCGACCTTATCCGGGGTCTTGCCCGGGGCCAGGCCGGTGCGGTTGCAGACCCGGAACACATGCGTGTCGACAGCGAATGTCTCCTCGCCGAAGGCGCAGTTCATCACCACATTGGCGGTCTTGCGGCCGACCCCCGGCAAGGTGACGAGCGCGTCCCGATCCGCAGGAACTTCCCCGCCATGGTGGGCGATCAATTGCTCCGACAGGGCGATGACATTCTTCGCCTTGGAATTGAACAGGCCGATGGTCTTGATGTATTGCTTCAGGTCTTCCTCGCCCAATTCCACCATTTGCCGGGGCGTCTGGACCCTGGCGAACAGCGCCCTGGTCGCCTTGTTGACCCCGGCGTCGGTCGCCTGGGCGGAGAGCACGACGGCGACCAGCAATTGATAGATATTGCCGAATTCCAGCTCGGTTTCCGGCGAGGGATTGTCCTCGGCCAGAATCCGGAAAAATTCGAAGATGGCGTCCTTCTTCAAGGCTGGAGCCGGTCAGAGACCGAGCACCTGGGGCATGGTGTAGCGCCCCGCCGGCCTGCCGATCAGCCATTGCGCGCCCTTCACCGCCCCGCGCGCGAAGATCAGGCGGTTCTCGGCCAGATGGGAAAGCGTCAGTCGCTCGTTATCGGCCAGGAAATGCACGCTGTGGTCGCCCGCGACCGAGCCGCCGCGCAGCGAGGCGAAGCCGATCGCGCCGGCTTGGCGGGCGCCGGTGATCCCGTCGCGCCCGCGCTCGCTATGGTCCGCGAGGCTGATCCCGCGCCCGCCCGCGGCCGCCTCGCCCAGCAGCAGGGCCGTGCCGGAAGGCGCATCCACCTTCATCCGGTGGTGAGTCTCGACGATCTCGATATCCCACTCATCGCCGAGGCGGCTGGCCGCCTCGCGCACCAGATGGGCCAGCAGCGTGACGCCGAGCGAAGTGTTGCCCGTTTGCAGGATCGGGATCGATTGCGCGGCATTATCG contains:
- the dapB gene encoding 4-hydroxy-tetrahydrodipicolinate reductase, with the protein product MARIGIIGSEGRMGKALAEAVAAAGEELSGGIDKGGDTAALAQASDALVDFSSPHALEANLDAAVAAHIPILVGTTGLEERHHWLVDNAAQSIPILQTGNTSLGVTLLAHLVREAASRLGDEWDIEIVETHHRMKVDAPSGTALLLGEAAAGGRGISLADHSERGRDGITGARQAGAIGFASLRGGSVAGDHSVHFLADNERLTLSHLAENRLIFARGAVKGAQWLIGRPAGRYTMPQVLGL
- the nth gene encoding endonuclease III; the protein is MKKDAIFEFFRILAEDNPSPETELEFGNIYQLLVAVVLSAQATDAGVNKATRALFARVQTPRQMVELGEEDLKQYIKTIGLFNSKAKNVIALSEQLIAHHGGEVPADRDALVTLPGVGRKTANVVMNCAFGEETFAVDTHVFRVCNRTGLAPGKTPDKVEALLEKRVPQPFRQHAHHWLILLGRYTCKARTPECWRCLVVAQCGFREKRLEPPPGKGVG
- a CDS encoding dicarboxylate/amino acid:cation symporter translates to MSGEAAEIAREAAPAGHGRLQWGIFAGFLLGLVAGLLAYTFARDAAWVGAVITYVTNPLGQIFLRLLFMLVIPLLFSALVVGIAEMGEIRTLKAVGIRTLVYTVAVSSIAVAVSLAVVNIARPGAGVDPVAARELLAQGGEGAAGIIERTAEAKTGVDAVVGIVPSNIVGAMSDNDILAVMFFALFFGIGLLLVRTQRTRTLKDAVEGVFEVSMRLIGIVILLAPFAIFCFMFNLAAQFGWDLLFKLAAYVGVVLLALAIQMFGVFPALLAFLARKNPVAFFRETREASLMAFSTASSNATLPTALRVAETELKLPPRISRFVLTIGATANQNGTAMFEGVTVLFLAQFFGVDLSLADQLFVMLVCILAGIGTAGVPAGSLPVIALILGGVGVPPEGIGLILGVDRFLDMCRTTLNVIGDLVAATVISARSGKS